A DNA window from Carassius auratus strain Wakin unplaced genomic scaffold, ASM336829v1 scaf_tig00042138, whole genome shotgun sequence contains the following coding sequences:
- the LOC113085664 gene encoding uncharacterized protein LOC113085664 isoform X3, translated as MAEGVRRRRKLKPVEEAIQFSLEQKDKNGLEGRFISHLKGRGVFSCTDFEKGDFLLEYRGDLISKEECERRQRIYHHALKVFMFEFRYNGKLLCVDAARDDGSLGRLVNDDHINPNSRMKTIRVDGKPHLCLFATRSICPGEEITYDYGDSEWPWRCTTLSVVEPSTLEVNTLSQSEDTDVEKLKVVSDQSELDFSICAASEGLEKVTLKKDQLLLDDQDCVEKMSPVKEHVLNEEQSFCAPVEGVKEVCRHVVVTSAISSMDKCAECVGPVAALKWIGLRCKLCSSFWHKSCYLKLHEWDGRRSLCEVSSEEDELSDEDYIPQSESDHQSDSSDELTTRPARYDQAKLLDIQEAASSKFSEHLRSDVTTLNVSKGKGKGVLKVMEAASVYDESDLMCHEEQFTDFETDSESDFPRKQDSVVCRSTDVLMSSPQSHNSKLLNSKSTVTLREERERSMAGGDHCVQSPKISCSANRKNYCYICGKPQSKLARHLKTHMAEVEVVQALSLPVHSKERKAMLQKLRNKGNFQHNTDVLQSGEGALKIKRAPKRKCDSKQFLHCMYCKGLFVRRDLWRHLKRCPSKPAADSEEQGRRRVLGLASMAESSFSQHISQGVWKLLGVMKQDDISAVVKNDLSILQLAQSFFNKHGHDPTKFEYIRQKLREVGRLLLTLRRQFSVYSLEEALKPANFHRLIRAVQMVSGYDDESHCYQSPSLALKLGHSLNKICEIIQCRALMSEDKELISSTETFKKLYSSKWSEMISHTALVTLNEAKFNKPSTLPFTQDVQSLHQLLEKTADTAFQKLQETASPQSYAELAKATLTRIIVFNRRRAGEVSKMPLKAFNERDGTSLHEDVAMGLSKFEQKLCSHFSRVEIRGKRGRKVAVLLSPDMVDALMLLVSRRGTCGVLDTNTFLFARPNCQSYYRGQDSLRVYARECGAQNPEFLRSTHLRKHVATLSQILNLKNNELDQVADFLGHDIRVHRDYYRLPEATTQLAKISKLLLAMEKGCLPNLQGKSLDDIEIEDEINMTDSDDSDPEESESDDEALAGAAGNSSNAGVQKMPIESTTELPEESESEAETENPRRGQKVSWSNAEVTAVMKHFKGHIAKGKLATLTECQQCKSAEDPVLDTGKGVSP; from the exons ATGGCTGAAGGTGTGAGGCGAAGGAGAAAGCTGAAGCCCGTGGAGGAGGCCATACAGTTTTCACTTGAACAGAAAGACAAGAATGGACTCGAGGGCAGGTTCATCAGTCATCTTAAAG GGAGGGGTGTGTTCAGCTGTACTGACTTTGAGAAAGGAGATTTCCTGCTGGAATACAGAGGAGACCTCATCAGCAAAGAAGAATGTGAGCGGAGGCAAAGAATATATCACCATGCACTTAAAGTTTTCATGTTTGAGTTTCGCTACAATGGAAAACTCCTCTG TGTCGATGCAGCCCGAGATGACGGTTCTCTTGGGCGGCTTGTAAACGATGACCATATTAACCCAAACAGCAGGATGAAGACGATTCGTGTGGATGGAAAACCTCACTTATGTTTATTTGCCACAAGGAGCATCTGTCCTGGTGAAGAGATCACATATGATTATGGTGATTCTGAGTGGCCATGGAGATGCACG ACTCTTAGTGTGGTTGAACCGTCCACTCTTGAAGTCAACACACTGTCCCAGTCAGAAGACACAGACGTAGAGAAG CTGAAAGTTGTCAGTGATCAGTCAGAGTTGGACTTCAGTATCTGTGCAGCCTCTGAAGGACTGGAAAAG GTGACTCTGAAGAAGGACCAGTTACTATTGGATGATCAGGACTGTGTTGAGAAG atgTCACCTGTCAAAGAGCATGTGTTGAATGAGGAGCAGAGCTTTTGTGCCCCAGTTGAAGGAGTTAAGGAG gTCTGCAGACATGTTGTGGTCACTTCAGCAATATCAAGCATGGATAAATGTGCTGAATGTGTGGGACCTGTTGCAGCTCTCAAGTGGATTGGCCTGAGATGTAAAT TGTGCTCCAGTTTTTGGCATAAGTCCTGCTATCTGAAGCTCCATGAATGGGATGGAAGACGGTCATTGtgt GAAGTAAGTTCAGAGGAAGATGAGCTGTCAGATGAGGATTACATACCTCAGTCAGAGTCAGACCATCAGTCAGACAGTTCAGATGAGTTGACAACAAGACCAGCACGTTACGACCAAGCTAAACTCTTAGATATACAGGAAGCTGCGTCATCTAAGTTTAGTGAACATCTGAGATCAGATGTAACTACCCTGAATGTGTCTAAGGGCAAAGGAAAAGGAGTCCTGAAGGTCATGGAAGCAGCAAGTGTGTATGATGAGTCTGATTTAATGTGTCATGAGGAGCAGTTTACTGATTTTGAGACAGACAGTGAATCAGACTTTCCCAGAAAGCAAGACTCAGTGGTATGCAGGTCAACAGATGTGCTTATGTCATCACCTCAATCACACAATAGTAAGCTTTTGAATTCAAAAAGCACAGTAACATTGAGAGAAGAGAGGGAACGCAGCATGGCTGGAGGTGATCATTGTGTGCAGTCACCAAAAATCTCCTGTTCAGCAAATAGGAAGAATTATTGTTACATCTGTGGGAAACCTCAGTCCAAGCTAGCGCGCCATTTGAAAACTCATATGGCTGAAGTTGAAGTTGTTCAGGCTTTGTCACTCCCAGTTCACTCAAAAGAACGTAAAGCAATGCTGCAAAAGCTCAGGAACAAGGGCAACTTTCAGCATAACACTGACGTTTTACAGTCTGGAGAGGGGGCTCTTAAAATAAAACGAGCACCAAAAAGAAAGTGTGATTCAAAGCAGTTTTTGCATTGCATGTACTGCAAAGGGTTGTTTGTACGGAGAGATCTGTGGCGTCATTTAAAAAGATGTCCCTCAAAACCAGCAGCTGACAGTGAAGAGCAAGGGAGGAGGAGAGTCTTGGGCCTGGCATCTATGGCAGAGTCTTCATTCAGTCAGCACATATCACAAGGAGTTTGGAAACTCTTAGGTGTGATGAAGCAGGATGACATTTCCGCTGTGGTCAAAAATGACCTGAGTATTCTTCAGCTTGCACAGTCGTTTTTTAACAAACATGGTCATGACCCTACCAAATTTGAGTATATTCGACAAAAACTCCGTGAAGTTGGAAGATTGTTGCTGACTTTGCGTAGACAGTTTTCTGTGTACAGTCTTGAAGAAGCTCTGAAACCTGCCAATTTTCATAGACTTATTCGAGCGGTTCAAATGGTGTCTGGCTATGATGATGAGAGCCACTGCTACCAAAGCCCAAGCCTTGCCCTGAAACTGGGGCATTCGTTGAATAAGATTTGTGAAATCATTCAGTGCCGAGCACTGATGTCTGAAGACAAGGAATTGATCTCATCAACAGAGACCTTCAAAAAGCTCTACTCCTCAAAGTGGTCTGAGATGATCTCACACACTGCTTTGGTGACACTGAATGAGGCCAAATTTAACAAGCCATCAACACTTCCCTTCACCCAGGATGTCCAGTCTCTTCATCAGCTCCTTGAGAAGACTGCAGATACTGCTTTTCAGAAACTACAAGAGACTGCATCTCCTCAAAGCTATGCAGAACTGGCCAAAGCAACACTCACCAGAATCATTGTTTTCAACCGCAGACGTGCAGGAGAGGTCTCTAAAATGCCGCTGAAGGCTTTCAATGAAAGGGACGGCacttctctccatgaagatgtaGCGATGGGCCTGAGCAAGTTTGAGCAGAAACTCTGCAGCCATTTCAGTCGAGTTGAGATCAGGGGGAAGAGGGGAAGAAAGGTTGCGGTTCTTCTCTCTCCTGATATGGTCGATGCCCTGATGCTACTGGTCAGCAGGAGAGGTACATGTGGAGTGCTAGACactaatactttcttgtttgctcGGCCAAACTGCCAGAGTTACTACAGAGGCCAGGACTCTCTGAGGGTATATGCAAGGGAATGTGGAGCTCAAAATCCAGAATTTCTCAGATCCACTCATCTTCGCAAGCACGTGGCTACGCTCTCTCAAATCCTAAACCTGAAAAACAACGAGTTAGATCAGGTTGCTGATTTCTTAGGGCATGACATCCGTGTCCACCGTGACTATTACAGACTGCCAGAAGCCACTACTCAGCTTGCTAAAATATCAAAGCTACTGTTAGCCATGGAAAAGGGCTGTCTTCCTAATCTTCAAGGCAAATCCCTTGATGACATTGAGATTGAAG atGAGATCAACATGACCGATTCTGATGACAGTGATCCTGAAGAAAGTGAATCTGATGATGAGGCTCTTGCTGGAGCTGCGGGAAACTCCAGTAATGCTG